A window of the Anticarsia gemmatalis isolate Benzon Research Colony breed Stoneville strain chromosome W, ilAntGemm2 primary, whole genome shotgun sequence genome harbors these coding sequences:
- the LOC142985855 gene encoding LOW QUALITY PROTEIN: uncharacterized protein LOC142985855 (The sequence of the model RefSeq protein was modified relative to this genomic sequence to represent the inferred CDS: deleted 2 bases in 1 codon; substituted 1 base at 1 genomic stop codon) → MSAKYLIIEIKIPLVGRDMYELFRLLPIPYLSDNKMTTVVPIAEYAAINLKKDTLIPVTERDLQQCTQQNMDLILCYLKQPIIFIKDDQSLCEIIPDTRNCKTTTGLCTNTWEALNNLNXYFYFCCNELILKLLCEDQVTAVILKGNGLFSIHSDCIIKTAEFLVYAPKSETSKIEISAKIVAPKISPINHMINVSIPTSIPVENLPHSKKQFEEIRQQIDIMKENMPGIESVSTHDVHHYAAIYIIMGILLLAGITYMVKQLRLRRQSSSQESGDAPAAEQASSGAITSATARKSRVVQGKPHNECSRCSKSEQVQCSDETSDLSEVIVPTKSNVRNHKQNRGTSPVLRSVFALSEQ, encoded by the exons ATGTCAGCAAAATACCTCATCATTGAAATCAAGATACCATTGGTTGGACGAGACATGTATGAACTTTTCAGACTCCTTCCGATTCCATATTTATCAGATAACAAAATGACAACTGTAGTACCCATCGCCGAATACGCTGCCATTAATCTGAAGAAAGACACTCTCATACCTGTCACGGAAAGAGATCTTCAGCAATGTACGCAACAAAATatggatttaattttatgctaTTTGAAGCAacctataatatttatcaagGACGACCAGAGTTTATGTGAAATCATACCAGATACAAGAAATTGTAAAACTACAACAGGCCTTTGTACTAATACGTGGGAAGCcctaaacaatttaaattaatatttctactTTTGTTGTAACGAG TTGATTTTGAAGCTTTTATGCGAGGATCAAGTTACCGCCGTCATTTTGAAAGGCAACGGATTATTTAGTATTCATTCAGATTGCATTATCAAAACAGCTGAGTTCTTAGTGTACGCTCCCAAATCTGAGACAAGTAAGATTGAAATAAGTGCCAAAATTGTGGCTCCAAAAATATCTCCAATCAATCATATGATCAACGTATCAATACCTACCTCCATCCCGGTAGAAAATCTACCACATTCCAAGAAACAATTTGAAGAAATTAGACAGCAGATAGACATAATGAAAGAAAACATGCCAGGCATCGAATCCGTATCTACGCATGATGTTCACCATTACGCTGCAATATATATCATTATGGGTATCTTATTGCTGGCGGGTATAACGTATATGGTGAAACAATTACGTTTGCGACGTCAATCGTCGTCACAAGAATCTGGAGATGCCCCCGCGGCGGAGCAGGCGTCATCGGGAGCGATCACTAGTGCGACAGCAAGGAAATCGCGCGTAGTCCAAGGGAAACCTCACAACGAGTGTTCAAGGTGCTCTAAAAGTGAACAGGTGCAGTGTAGTGATGAAACAAGTGATCTAAGTGAAGTGATTGTGCCTACGAAATCGAATGTGCGTAACCATAAACAAAATCGCGGTACATCCCCGGTACTTCGCTCGGTATTCGCGCTATCGGAACAGTAG